DNA sequence from the Phycisphaerae bacterium genome:
AGCGCCACCCACCCCAGGCCGACGCTCGCCTCCGCCGCCTTCGGATTCTGCGCGAGCACCCCCTCGAAATCCGTCCGCGCCTCCCGCAGGTTGTGCTTCGTGAGCAGCAATTCCCCCGCCGCCAGCCGCGCCGGCCAGTACGCCGCATCCACGAACTCGAACGCCTCCTGATACACCTCCGTCAAAACGTGCTGCGTCCGCTGAACCATGTCCTTGTGCTTCGTCAGTGTCGAGTAGCGCAAAAATCCCTGGCCGAGGTACGTCAGTTCCTCTGCGCTCGTTGGCAACTCCGGCCCCGTCATGATCTTCTCGAATGGCAGATAAGTAGAGATCGCTCCCACAAACTCGCCGTGCGTTTCGTACAGCTGGCCGAGCTGAAATCTCGCCCGCAAATGGCGATCATTCTGAATGAGCGATTGCCGATTGTGCCAGATTGCCTCGTTACGCTTCCCGACGGCCGCATACAGTGCCGCCAGCGCCGCGTGCCAATCCGCCGACGCCTCGCCTTTCTCCCGCACGCTCTGCAGCCTCTCTATCCCTTTCAGGTAATCCCCGACTTGAAAATCCACGTCGCTCCGGGCGATCGCCGCCGACAGCGCCAGGGCCGGTCTGGCGGCCAGCTCTTCGTAAATGCGCACTGCTTCCGCATAGTCCCCGGCCAACGCCCGCTCGCGGGCGGCGCGCAGCGTAACGGCAGGTTTCGTCGTCGGACCGCCCTCCACGGATACGACGATCGAACCCAATAGAGCAAGGAGAATCAACAGACGAGATGGCGCGCTCACGACCCAAGTATACGACCTCCTCTTAAAGACGGTCAAACAAAGGATCCCCGCAGGGGCGGCTCGATCACTCCCCGAACGCGGCGTGCGCCTCCCGACCGTATTCGTGGAGCAGGGCGTAGTGCAGGATCGCCGTGGCGCCGTTGATCCCCAGCGCCGCGAACGCCGCCACCAGATGTGCCGTCGGACCGACGACGATGCCGATGCCCGCGCCGAGTCCGACCGTCAGTAGTATCGATCCAATGCCCGCCAGGCTCAGCCGCAAAGCGCGGGACTTGTACGCCAACATTCGCTCGTGAAACTCCGCCGTAACGTCCCCGGCGAGCGCCGACTGGCGGACAACCTTCTCCTGCACAACGAAGTACATGAAGACCACCACCTGCACGAAGCACCCAAAGAAAGCCGCGAGCAGCCCCAGCAGAAAGTGTCGCGCAAACCCCTCCGCCCCCTCCACCGCCAGGCCCATGACCGCGGTTAGACTCATCAGGAGAAGATTGCAGGCCGTTAGTAATACAAAGCTGGCTTTCATGAATCGTCAGAACGCTAACGTCGATACCGAGCGCCGGACAGTTCCCTTCGAACAAGCTTGCCGTCGGGCCGATCCTCAACGGCGAGCAGACTCCCTCAAACCAGCGCTTGCCTCCGCAAGGAGGGGCCTTTATAGTACAGGGCTCGGCCGGAGCGAGTGGCGATTTACAGGGGCGGAGCCTTCAGCGAGGATCAGTCGTGAGCAATAACGGCAGCAACGGAGCGGTTCGCAAGGGACATCATTACTTCACCTCCGAGTCGGTCAGCATGGGCCACCCCGACAAGGTCGCCGACCAGATCTCGGACACCGTGCTCGATGCCCTCATTGCCAAGGACCCCAACGCCCGCGTCGCCTGCGAGACGCTCGTGACCACCGGTCTCGTCGTCGTCGCCGGCGAAGTCACCGTTCATAACGAAGCCGCCAAGCTCGCCCTCAACAACATAGAAGAAGACGTCCGCAAGACGATCGCCGACATCGGCTATACCGATCCCGCCTGCCAGTTCGATCACAAGAGCTGCGCCGTCATCCGCACCATCCACAGCCAGTCCGCCGACATCTCCCAGGGTGTCACTGCTTCCAAAAAGAAAAAGCAGGGGGCCGGCGATCAGGGCCTCATGTTCGGCTTCGCCTGCCGCGAGACCAAGGCCCTTATGCCCCTGCCGATCCACCTGTCGCACCGGCTCGTCGAGAAGCTTGCCGAAGTGCGGCGGAAGGGCGTCATCCCCTGGCTCCGTCCCGACAGCAAGAGCCAGGTCACCATCGAATACGAGGGCAGCAAACCGATCCGGCTCGATACCATCGTCATCTCCACCCAGCACGAAGAGCGCCCCGAACTGCTCGACCGCCACGGCAATGTCAACGAAAAGTTCAAGCGCACCATCATCGAAAAAGTCATCAAACCGGTTTGTCTGAAGGAATGCCCCCGGCTCTGGACCAACCGCATCAAGTTCCACATCAACCCCACCGGTCGCTTCGTCATCGGCGGCCCGCACGGCGACACCGGTCTGACCGGCCGCAAGATCATCGTCGATAGCTACGGCGGCCGCGGGGCGCATGGGGGCGGCGCCTTCTCCGGCAAGGACCCGTCCAAGGTCGATCGCTCGGCGACCTACATGGCCCGCCACATCGCCAAGAACGTCGTCGCGGCCGGTCTCGCGGACATCTGCGAAGTCCAGCTCGCCTACGCCATCGGCGTCCCGGAGCCGCTTAGCGTCCTCATCGACACCGAAGGCACCGCCAAGATCCCTGAAAGCAAGATCGAAAAGCTCGTCCGCGACCAGTTCGACCTCACCCCCGGCGGCATCGTCCAATATCTCAAGCTGAAGCGGCCCATTTACCGCGAAACCGCCGCCCACGGCCACTTCGGCCGCT
Encoded proteins:
- the metK gene encoding methionine adenosyltransferase translates to MSNNGSNGAVRKGHHYFTSESVSMGHPDKVADQISDTVLDALIAKDPNARVACETLVTTGLVVVAGEVTVHNEAAKLALNNIEEDVRKTIADIGYTDPACQFDHKSCAVIRTIHSQSADISQGVTASKKKKQGAGDQGLMFGFACRETKALMPLPIHLSHRLVEKLAEVRRKGVIPWLRPDSKSQVTIEYEGSKPIRLDTIVISTQHEERPELLDRHGNVNEKFKRTIIEKVIKPVCLKECPRLWTNRIKFHINPTGRFVIGGPHGDTGLTGRKIIVDSYGGRGAHGGGAFSGKDPSKVDRSATYMARHIAKNVVAAGLADICEVQLAYAIGVPEPLSVLIDTEGTAKIPESKIEKLVRDQFDLTPGGIVQYLKLKRPIYRETAAHGHFGRSGAGFTWERTNAASALRKAASRWL